A genomic region of Vitreoscilla filiformis contains the following coding sequences:
- a CDS encoding phage portal protein family protein, with protein sequence MADTTTRRRVRAITEPLLPTDTLPTGGAMPPAVLDTEIGHRLRDPYEPLFMGIIRPNDSVLREKGGYHDWRIYRDLKRDGKVSSGMSKFVGTLLRYPYQITPIDDSAKGKADAATLKRILDNTPFNRACRNLLEAELVGWSVLEVVPTWRDGLIVPAQMVQRPQRRFVYVQDDPTRPPELRMLSTVDMIRGEAIPPKQFVVHKVGDEDDNPYGLGRGHQLYWPVFFKRKSIAAWSKLVDRFGSPTPWGKYPNGATGPQRATLRDALTAFSNDGFVMTPDGNTIELIESKLTGSITTQEALCQYMDDWIAEVWCQPPSHGAGGAQAAAAVERERLLLDQVQAADELLSDTLNETLLRWLCEWNSLTPCKISRQIKPSDDRKARADADSQVYSMGYEPQQEYIDEHYGTGWRPKQQPAPTGPQPAPGNPTPSDKPPTDGGPGLSLATKLSQLMARRNPASFAEGQPAKLPADQLALDKAVQDLPPEMLAKVAREMLTPLMQAVEEAQSFEELLAKLETAFPGVPTAELQSTLAEAMFSAELHGVASVDAEAA encoded by the coding sequence ATGGCTGACACGACGACCCGGCGCCGCGTGCGCGCCATCACCGAGCCGCTGCTCCCCACTGACACCCTGCCCACCGGCGGCGCCATGCCCCCGGCGGTGCTGGACACCGAGATCGGCCACCGGCTGCGCGACCCTTACGAACCGCTTTTCATGGGCATCATCCGGCCCAACGACAGCGTGCTGCGCGAGAAGGGCGGCTACCACGACTGGCGCATCTACCGCGACCTGAAGCGCGACGGCAAAGTCAGCAGCGGCATGAGCAAGTTCGTGGGCACGTTGCTGCGCTACCCCTACCAGATCACCCCGATCGACGACTCAGCCAAGGGCAAGGCGGATGCCGCGACGCTCAAGCGCATCCTCGACAACACACCGTTCAATCGCGCGTGCCGCAACTTGCTGGAGGCCGAGCTGGTGGGCTGGTCGGTGCTGGAGGTGGTGCCGACCTGGCGTGATGGGCTCATCGTGCCTGCTCAGATGGTGCAGCGCCCGCAGCGCCGCTTCGTGTACGTGCAAGACGACCCCACCCGTCCGCCCGAACTGCGGATGCTGTCCACCGTTGACATGATCCGGGGAGAAGCCATCCCACCCAAGCAATTTGTGGTTCACAAAGTGGGGGATGAGGACGACAACCCCTATGGGCTGGGCCGTGGGCATCAGCTTTACTGGCCCGTCTTTTTTAAGCGCAAGAGCATCGCGGCGTGGTCGAAATTGGTGGATCGATTCGGCTCGCCGACCCCGTGGGGCAAGTACCCCAACGGCGCCACGGGGCCGCAACGAGCCACGCTGCGCGACGCGCTGACCGCATTCAGCAACGATGGATTTGTGATGACGCCCGATGGCAACACCATCGAGCTGATCGAGAGCAAGCTCACTGGCAGCATCACCACGCAAGAAGCGCTGTGCCAGTACATGGATGACTGGATCGCTGAGGTGTGGTGCCAGCCCCCATCGCACGGCGCGGGCGGCGCCCAGGCGGCGGCGGCGGTGGAGCGGGAGCGCTTGCTGCTCGACCAGGTTCAGGCCGCCGACGAGCTGCTGAGCGACACGCTGAATGAAACCCTGCTGCGTTGGTTGTGCGAATGGAACAGCCTCACGCCGTGCAAGATCAGCCGCCAGATCAAGCCATCTGACGACCGCAAAGCGCGCGCCGATGCTGATTCGCAGGTGTACAGCATGGGCTACGAGCCCCAGCAGGAGTACATCGACGAGCATTACGGCACCGGCTGGCGCCCCAAGCAGCAACCGGCGCCCACCGGCCCGCAACCGGCGCCCGGCAACCCCACCCCGAGCGACAAGCCGCCCACGGACGGTGGCCCCGGCCTAAGCCTGGCCACAAAGCTGAGCCAGTTGATGGCGCGGCGCAACCCGGCCAGCTTTGCCGAGGGCCAGCCGGCCAAGCTGCCCGCCGACCAACTGGCGCTGGACAAGGCCGTGCAGGACTTGCCGCCCGAGATGCTGGCCAAAGTGGCCCGCGAGATGCTCACACCGCTGATGCAGGCGGTAGAGGAGGCCCAGAGCTTTGAGGAGCTGCTGGCCAAGCTGGAGACGGCGTTCCCCGGCGTGCCCACGGCAGAGCTGCAATCCACGCTCGCCGAGGCGATGTTCAGCGCCGAGCTGCACGGTGTGGCCAGCGTGGACGCTGAGGCCGCCTGA
- a CDS encoding phage virion morphogenesis protein, whose amino-acid sequence MLEVIANGFGQSQQWLEGMHTRLTNLTPLYKRLAGTLEAAAEANFSAEGRPKWQPLAASTLARRLKSNKGSSVLMMLQDHGLLAASVSSDYGPDFVVIGAGGAASAYAAAQQFGATINRAPYSIKVRLRTDAKGNLLRQGKSGNLAVFAKDKHKRARESWHEVKPFTIRIPARPYLPFTGTAEAPELQPQAETSLLATITRYIYDTTD is encoded by the coding sequence GTGCTGGAGGTCATCGCCAACGGGTTTGGCCAGAGCCAGCAATGGCTCGAAGGGATGCACACCCGGCTGACCAACCTCACACCGCTGTACAAGCGCCTGGCTGGGACGCTGGAGGCGGCAGCCGAGGCCAATTTCTCTGCCGAGGGGCGCCCCAAGTGGCAACCGCTGGCCGCATCGACGCTGGCACGGCGCCTCAAAAGCAACAAGGGCAGCTCTGTCCTGATGATGTTGCAGGATCACGGCTTGCTGGCCGCGTCCGTGTCCTCGGATTACGGCCCCGATTTTGTGGTGATCGGAGCGGGCGGGGCTGCTTCAGCCTACGCCGCCGCCCAACAGTTTGGCGCGACCATCAACCGTGCCCCGTATTCCATTAAGGTACGCCTGCGCACCGACGCAAAGGGCAACCTGCTGCGCCAAGGCAAAAGCGGCAATTTGGCCGTTTTCGCCAAGGACAAGCACAAGCGGGCTCGGGAGAGCTGGCATGAGGTCAAGCCGTTCACGATCCGCATCCCAGCGCGCCCGTACCTGCCATTCACCGGCACCGCAGAGGCCCCAGAGCTACAACCTCAGGCCGAAACGAGCCTGCTGGCCACCATCACCCGGTACATCTACGACACCACGGATTGA
- the fba gene encoding class II fructose-bisphosphate aldolase (catalyzes the reversible aldol condensation of dihydroxyacetonephosphate and glyceraldehyde 3-phosphate in the Calvin cycle, glycolysis, and/or gluconeogenesis): MALIALRQLLDHAAEHGYGVPAFNVNNLEQIHAIMRAAQASDSPVILQASAGARQYAGEAYLRHMVLAAIETHPDIPVCLHQDHGASPAVCIQAIRSGFSSVMMDGSLLADAKTPASYDYNVAVTAEVCKLAHAVGVSVEGELGCLGSLETGDAGEEDGVGAVGKLSHAQMLTDPNEARDFVARTGVDALAIAIGTSHGAYKFTRPPTGEVLAIDRIGQIQAAVPNTHLVMHGSSSVPQEWLAIIRQYGGDLKETYGVPVEEIVRGIASGVRKVNIDTDIRLAMFGAMRQLMATQPAEFDPRKALTAATKAAQAICQARFEAFGCAGQASRIRPLPLEAMIPCYASSHHA; the protein is encoded by the coding sequence ATGGCCCTGATTGCCTTGCGCCAACTGTTGGATCACGCCGCCGAACATGGCTACGGTGTCCCGGCCTTCAACGTCAACAACTTGGAGCAGATCCACGCCATCATGCGGGCGGCCCAGGCCAGCGACAGCCCGGTCATCCTGCAAGCCAGCGCCGGAGCGCGCCAATATGCCGGGGAGGCTTATCTGCGCCACATGGTGCTGGCCGCCATCGAAACCCACCCGGACATTCCGGTGTGTTTGCACCAGGATCATGGCGCCTCGCCGGCGGTGTGCATCCAGGCCATTCGCTCGGGGTTCTCCAGCGTGATGATGGACGGCTCGCTGCTGGCCGATGCCAAGACGCCGGCCAGCTACGACTACAACGTAGCCGTCACCGCCGAGGTGTGCAAGCTGGCCCACGCCGTGGGTGTGAGTGTGGAGGGTGAGCTGGGCTGCCTGGGTTCGCTGGAAACCGGCGACGCAGGCGAGGAAGACGGCGTGGGCGCCGTCGGCAAACTCAGCCACGCGCAGATGCTCACCGATCCGAACGAGGCCCGCGATTTTGTGGCCCGCACCGGCGTGGATGCACTGGCCATTGCGATTGGCACCAGTCACGGCGCCTACAAGTTCACCCGTCCGCCCACCGGTGAGGTGCTGGCCATCGACCGCATTGGGCAAATCCAGGCGGCCGTGCCCAACACCCATTTGGTGATGCACGGTTCCAGCAGCGTGCCGCAGGAGTGGCTGGCCATCATTCGCCAGTACGGCGGCGATCTGAAAGAAACCTATGGCGTGCCCGTCGAAGAGATCGTGCGTGGCATTGCCAGCGGGGTGCGCAAAGTCAACATCGATACCGACATCCGCTTGGCGATGTTCGGTGCCATGCGCCAGCTCATGGCCACCCAACCCGCCGAGTTTGATCCACGTAAGGCGCTGACTGCCGCCACCAAGGCAGCACAAGCCATTTGCCAAGCGCGGTTTGAGGCGTTTGGTTGTGCAGGCCAGGCCAGCCGCATCCGGCCACTGCCTTTGGAAGCCATGATCCCGTGCTATGCCTCAAGCCACCACGCCTGA
- the cbbX gene encoding CbbX protein: MSTPLYAIPGQTVARAAVPAPVVVDPLASARTVADVLAHSQVEPVMALLERDLVGLAPVKQRIRDIAALLVIDKLRHNFGLAAQSPSLHMCFTGNPGTGKTTVALRMAEILHRLGYCRQGHLVAVTRDDLVGQYIGHTAPKTKEILKKAMGGVLFIDEAYYLYKPDNERDYGQEAIEILLQVMENQRDDLVVILAGYKNRMDTFFQSNPGMSSRIAHHLDFPDYAVDELLHISDHMLAQQHYRYGEGAREVFLAYLERRLQQPHFANARSVRNALERARLRQASRLFADRERVLTEADLTTLEGADIRASRVFAAAG; this comes from the coding sequence ATGAGCACGCCGCTTTACGCCATTCCTGGCCAAACCGTGGCCCGCGCTGCGGTGCCGGCACCGGTGGTGGTTGATCCGCTGGCCAGCGCCCGCACCGTGGCCGATGTGCTGGCACACAGCCAAGTCGAGCCGGTGATGGCGCTGCTGGAGCGCGATCTGGTGGGTTTGGCGCCAGTCAAGCAGCGCATCCGAGACATTGCTGCGCTGCTGGTGATCGACAAACTGCGCCACAACTTCGGTCTGGCCGCGCAGTCTCCCAGCCTGCACATGTGTTTCACCGGCAACCCCGGCACGGGCAAAACCACGGTGGCGCTGCGCATGGCCGAAATCCTGCACCGCCTGGGCTACTGCCGCCAGGGTCATTTGGTGGCGGTGACGCGGGACGATCTGGTGGGCCAGTACATCGGCCACACCGCGCCCAAGACCAAGGAGATCCTGAAAAAAGCGATGGGCGGTGTGCTGTTCATCGACGAGGCTTACTACCTCTACAAACCCGACAACGAACGCGATTACGGCCAAGAAGCCATCGAGATCCTGCTCCAAGTGATGGAGAACCAGCGTGACGACTTGGTGGTGATCCTGGCGGGCTACAAGAACCGGATGGACACCTTTTTCCAGTCCAACCCCGGCATGAGCAGCCGCATCGCGCATCACCTCGATTTTCCGGATTACGCGGTGGACGAGCTGCTCCACATCTCCGACCACATGCTGGCCCAGCAGCACTACCGCTACGGCGAAGGCGCCCGCGAGGTGTTTCTGGCTTACCTGGAGCGGCGTCTTCAGCAGCCGCACTTTGCCAATGCGCGCAGCGTGCGCAATGCACTGGAGCGCGCTCGCTTGCGCCAGGCCAGCCGGCTGTTCGCCGATCGTGAGCGCGTGCTCACCGAAGCGGATCTCACCACGCTCGAAGGGGCAGACATCCGCGCCAGTCGCGTCTTTGCCGCCGCTGGTTGA
- the gph gene encoding phosphoglycolate phosphatase (PGP is an essential enzyme in the glycolate salvage pathway in higher organisms (photorespiration in plants). Phosphoglycolate results from the oxidase activity of RubisCO in the Calvin cycle when concentrations of carbon dioxide are low relative to oxygen. This enzyme is a member of the Haloacid Dehalogenase (HAD) superfamily of aspartate-nucleophile hydrolase enzymes (PF00702).), with translation MHYRVLSFDLDGTLVDTAEEIALSANRALADVGLPPQPLARIERCIGHGARQMMLRLLAELFLEQPSWVERVRVEQVLARLEHHYADCAGTCVRPYPGALATLAQLNEHGVRVACLTNKEERFARRVLEAAGLSQALALLVGGDSLPQRKPSPQPLRHLIQRLGGEPYQAAHVGDSAVDVQTARAAGVAAWAVPWGYNGGEPVTLAQPDRLFESLPAVAAHVLAGHRVHVATCPVV, from the coding sequence ATGCACTACCGGGTTCTTTCTTTCGATTTGGACGGTACTTTGGTGGACACCGCCGAAGAAATCGCCCTGTCCGCCAACCGAGCTTTAGCAGATGTCGGTTTGCCGCCGCAGCCGCTGGCCCGCATTGAGCGCTGCATCGGCCACGGGGCGCGGCAAATGATGCTGCGGCTGCTGGCAGAGTTGTTCCTCGAACAGCCATCCTGGGTCGAGCGTGTGCGAGTGGAGCAGGTGTTGGCGCGTTTGGAGCACCACTACGCCGACTGTGCGGGCACCTGCGTCCGCCCTTACCCCGGCGCCTTGGCGACGTTGGCTCAACTGAACGAACACGGTGTGCGCGTGGCCTGCCTGACCAACAAAGAAGAACGTTTTGCACGGCGCGTGCTGGAAGCGGCAGGGCTGAGCCAGGCCCTGGCTTTGCTGGTCGGCGGCGACAGCTTGCCGCAGCGAAAACCCAGTCCACAACCTTTGCGCCACCTCATCCAGCGCCTGGGTGGTGAACCCTACCAAGCTGCGCATGTGGGCGATTCAGCGGTGGACGTGCAAACCGCCCGCGCCGCCGGGGTGGCTGCTTGGGCGGTACCTTGGGGCTACAACGGTGGCGAACCGGTGACGCTGGCGCAGCCCGATCGGTTGTTCGAGAGTTTGCCTGCTGTTGCGGCCCACGTTTTGGCTGGCCACCGGGTTCACGTCGCTACCTGCCCGGTGGTTTGA
- a CDS encoding c-type cytochrome — protein MMTALMLRTAAVAAMLAAPMLAQANLALAQKNACMACHGVDKKVVGPAYQDVAKKYAGQADAQAKVEASIRAGGSGKWGAVPMPAQAQLSDADVKTLAAWILSGAK, from the coding sequence ATGATGACTGCGTTGATGTTGCGTACCGCTGCCGTTGCCGCCATGCTGGCGGCGCCGATGCTCGCCCAAGCCAATCTGGCGCTGGCCCAGAAGAACGCCTGCATGGCCTGCCATGGGGTGGATAAGAAAGTGGTGGGCCCGGCCTACCAAGACGTGGCCAAAAAGTACGCCGGCCAAGCTGATGCCCAGGCGAAGGTCGAGGCCAGCATCCGCGCTGGTGGTTCGGGCAAGTGGGGCGCAGTGCCCATGCCCGCACAGGCGCAACTGAGTGACGCCGACGTGAAAACGCTGGCGGCTTGGATCCTGTCCGGCGCTAAGTGA
- a CDS encoding phage head morphogenesis protein: protein MPTLALDLTQPPADAVEFFDGKGNRLTWDWRDMLRQDHDLAFAVAKATSEEVLGTIRTQVATAIGQGMTFAEFKRTLKPQLQDLGWWGRQELLDGDTGEVTTVQLGSDRRLRTIYQTNLQTAYMAGRYQRMVGNATDRPYWRYVAIMDGRTRPRHRELHGRVFRWDDPIWKIIYPPNGFGCRCRVVAMTEDEFQGLGIELSNGEGMIVTKTVTMPDGRKVKVTGLKGILPGGGDFFPDVGWDYNPGDYRAAKTRLESVAEEKAAMAKRAKKAARAKVDATPPEPLKPAEPPPFDASTEAGTWHQPAWAGAPAWLRDVVLREQAVSVQRLDKNGAWAFVGRLIDMDGHSPTAARSQSTWRHEFGHILDYRLGQGKGYISSTDPFTSAADRDAAALTAAVVQRAQNMAAYASDAAQIAAAPERALLDACAAMGMTPDDLRRVMQSTPHDISAPATAWPTTLRRDVFIMVDALKARDVERFLRRAVGTTGAASRAAYAIDGALVSLADLVGALTRNAVCSPSMGYPGHSDAYYAGHSHRSATEAFANLTALAGHSAGWWKIVTHLMPNLAALYERTITAR from the coding sequence ATGCCCACGCTCGCCCTTGACCTGACCCAGCCCCCGGCGGATGCCGTCGAGTTCTTCGACGGCAAAGGCAACCGCCTGACCTGGGACTGGCGCGACATGCTGCGCCAGGATCACGACCTGGCGTTCGCCGTGGCCAAGGCCACCAGCGAGGAGGTGCTGGGCACCATCCGCACCCAGGTGGCCACGGCCATCGGCCAGGGCATGACGTTTGCCGAGTTCAAGCGCACCCTCAAGCCGCAACTGCAAGACCTGGGCTGGTGGGGACGCCAAGAGCTGCTGGATGGCGACACCGGCGAGGTGACCACGGTGCAACTGGGCAGCGACCGGCGCTTGCGCACCATCTACCAGACCAACCTCCAGACCGCCTACATGGCCGGGCGCTACCAGCGCATGGTGGGCAATGCGACTGACCGGCCCTATTGGCGTTACGTGGCGATCATGGACGGGCGCACGCGGCCCAGACACCGCGAGCTGCACGGGCGTGTTTTCCGCTGGGATGACCCGATCTGGAAGATCATCTACCCACCCAACGGGTTTGGCTGCCGGTGCCGTGTGGTGGCGATGACCGAGGACGAATTCCAAGGGCTGGGCATCGAGCTGAGCAACGGCGAGGGGATGATCGTCACCAAGACAGTGACGATGCCAGACGGCCGCAAGGTCAAGGTGACGGGTCTCAAGGGCATCCTGCCCGGCGGTGGCGACTTCTTCCCAGACGTGGGGTGGGACTACAACCCCGGCGACTACCGGGCCGCAAAAACTCGGCTGGAAAGCGTCGCGGAAGAGAAGGCAGCGATGGCCAAGCGGGCGAAGAAGGCTGCGCGCGCCAAGGTGGATGCAACGCCGCCTGAGCCTCTCAAGCCCGCCGAGCCGCCGCCGTTTGACGCCAGCACCGAGGCCGGTACGTGGCATCAGCCAGCTTGGGCAGGCGCGCCGGCGTGGCTGCGGGATGTGGTGCTGCGCGAGCAGGCGGTGTCTGTGCAGCGCCTCGACAAAAACGGCGCCTGGGCTTTCGTTGGTAGGCTCATCGACATGGATGGGCACAGCCCCACGGCGGCGCGCTCCCAATCCACGTGGCGGCATGAGTTTGGGCACATCCTGGATTACCGGCTGGGTCAAGGCAAGGGCTACATCAGCAGCACCGACCCGTTCACATCCGCCGCCGATCGGGACGCCGCCGCACTGACCGCCGCCGTTGTTCAGCGGGCGCAAAACATGGCGGCATACGCCTCGGACGCCGCACAAATAGCCGCTGCGCCCGAGCGTGCCCTTCTCGACGCATGCGCTGCCATGGGCATGACGCCGGACGACCTGCGCCGGGTCATGCAAAGCACTCCACACGACATCAGCGCCCCAGCCACCGCATGGCCCACGACGCTACGGCGTGATGTTTTCATCATGGTTGATGCCCTCAAAGCCCGCGATGTAGAGCGCTTCTTGCGCCGCGCCGTGGGGACGACAGGCGCAGCATCCAGGGCTGCATATGCCATTGACGGCGCCCTGGTCAGTCTGGCCGACCTGGTCGGCGCCCTGACGCGCAACGCGGTGTGCTCTCCCAGCATGGGATACCCCGGGCACTCGGACGCGTATTACGCAGGCCACAGCCACCGATCTGCCACCGAGGCATTTGCCAATCTGACGGCGCTGGCAGGCCACAGCGCCGGCTGGTGGAAAATCGTCACCCATCTGATGCCCAATTTGGCCGCACTGTATGAGCGCACCATCACTGCCCGTTGA
- the tkt gene encoding transketolase translates to MASNSNDRVIRDDNGQRNILANALRALAMDAVQQANSGHPGAPMGMAEMAVALWHRHLKHNPANPRWWDRDRFVLSNGHASMLLYALLHLTGYDLPMAELKRFRQRGSLTPGHPEVDHTPGVETTTGPLGQGLTNAVGMALAEKLLADEFNRDGHSVIDHRTYVFLGDGCLMEGISQEAISLAGTLGLGKLVALYDDNGISIDGAVQGWFADNTAMRFEACGWQVIGPVDGHDGAALDAALTQARSQTAQPVLIICRTTIGKGSPAREGTAKAHGEPLGAAEIAATRAALGWTAAPFEVPADVAQTWDARPAGQAAEEAWQACWNAYAVAHPALAAELARRMAGELPEGFVAEMEWQTALAQVRQSSVASRKASQLALAALAPQCPELLGGSADLTASNLTDWPGCGTVRAGQPGGRHIHYGVREFGMAAIMNGIALHGGFIPFGGTFMTFSDYSRNAIRMAALMRRQVIHVLTHDSIALGEDGPTHQPVEHAASLRLIPHLDVWRPCDETETFAAWASALEERQRPTVLLLSRQNLAPQARDAQQVADIRRGAYVLSEREDAQAVLIATGSEVALALAAQALLDAAGVPVRVVSMPSTTVFDRQDAAWRRHVLPAGLPRVAVEAGATRLWYAYGCANVLGLDDFGASAPGPQLLRDFGFTPENLAAKVQHVLACA, encoded by the coding sequence ATGGCTTCGAACTCCAATGACCGCGTGATCCGCGATGACAACGGCCAGCGCAACATCCTGGCCAACGCCCTGCGTGCCCTGGCGATGGATGCCGTGCAGCAAGCGAACTCCGGCCATCCCGGCGCACCGATGGGCATGGCCGAGATGGCGGTGGCGCTGTGGCACCGTCACTTGAAGCACAACCCGGCCAACCCGCGCTGGTGGGATCGAGACCGTTTCGTGCTGTCCAACGGCCACGCCAGCATGCTGCTGTACGCGCTGCTGCACCTCACCGGCTACGACCTGCCGATGGCCGAGCTGAAGCGCTTTCGCCAGCGCGGCAGCCTCACCCCTGGTCACCCGGAGGTGGATCACACCCCCGGCGTGGAAACCACCACCGGCCCGCTGGGTCAGGGCCTGACCAACGCGGTGGGCATGGCGCTGGCCGAAAAGCTGCTGGCCGATGAATTCAACCGCGACGGCCACAGCGTCATCGACCACCGCACCTACGTCTTCCTGGGCGATGGCTGTTTGATGGAAGGCATCAGCCAAGAGGCAATCTCGCTGGCGGGGACGCTGGGCCTGGGCAAGCTGGTGGCGTTGTATGACGACAACGGCATCAGCATCGACGGTGCCGTGCAAGGCTGGTTTGCCGACAACACCGCGATGCGCTTTGAAGCCTGCGGCTGGCAGGTGATCGGCCCGGTGGATGGCCACGATGGGGCGGCGCTGGATGCGGCCCTCACCCAAGCGCGTTCGCAAACGGCGCAGCCGGTGCTCATCATCTGCCGCACCACCATTGGCAAGGGTTCACCGGCGCGAGAAGGCACGGCCAAGGCGCACGGCGAACCGCTGGGGGCGGCTGAGATTGCCGCGACCCGCGCCGCCCTGGGCTGGACAGCCGCGCCGTTTGAAGTGCCCGCCGACGTGGCCCAAACCTGGGACGCTCGTCCAGCCGGCCAAGCCGCTGAAGAGGCTTGGCAAGCGTGCTGGAACGCCTACGCTGTCGCCCACCCCGCGCTGGCTGCCGAGCTGGCCCGCCGCATGGCCGGTGAACTTCCCGAGGGGTTTGTCGCAGAAATGGAATGGCAAACCGCACTGGCCCAGGTGCGGCAATCCAGCGTAGCCAGCCGCAAAGCCTCGCAGTTGGCGCTTGCCGCGCTGGCGCCGCAATGCCCCGAGCTGCTCGGAGGTTCAGCCGATCTCACCGCCTCCAACCTCACCGATTGGCCGGGCTGCGGCACAGTGCGTGCCGGGCAGCCTGGCGGGCGCCACATCCACTACGGGGTGCGTGAGTTCGGTATGGCGGCGATCATGAACGGCATCGCGCTGCACGGTGGGTTCATCCCGTTTGGCGGCACTTTCATGACCTTCAGCGATTACAGCCGCAACGCCATTCGCATGGCCGCGCTGATGCGCCGCCAAGTCATCCATGTGCTGACGCACGACTCCATCGCCCTGGGTGAAGACGGCCCGACGCACCAACCGGTGGAGCATGCCGCCAGCTTGCGCCTCATCCCGCATCTGGACGTGTGGCGGCCATGTGATGAGACCGAAACCTTTGCAGCCTGGGCCAGCGCGTTGGAAGAACGCCAGCGTCCCACCGTGCTGCTGTTGAGCCGCCAAAACCTGGCACCGCAGGCGCGTGATGCCCAACAGGTGGCCGACATCCGCCGGGGCGCTTATGTGCTGAGCGAGCGTGAGGACGCACAGGCCGTGCTCATCGCCACCGGCTCGGAAGTGGCGCTGGCCCTGGCCGCACAAGCCTTGCTGGACGCAGCGGGCGTGCCGGTGCGGGTGGTGTCCATGCCCAGCACCACGGTGTTTGATCGGCAAGACGCCGCCTGGCGCCGCCATGTGCTGCCCGCTGGCCTGCCGCGTGTGGCGGTGGAGGCCGGTGCCACCCGACTCTGGTACGCCTACGGCTGCGCCAACGTGTTGGGGCTGGATGACTTCGGCGCGTCGGCACCGGGGCCGCAGTTGCTGCGGGATTTCGGCTTCACGCCTGAAAACCTCGCTGCCAAGGTGCAGCACGTGTTGGCCTGCGCCTGA
- a CDS encoding phosphoribulokinase translates to MSAKHPIIAITGSSGAGTSSVTRTFENIFRREKINAALIEGDSFHRYDRQEMRQRQQDAERDGDKHFSHFGPENNLFSELERLFASYSETGSGQRRKYLHDPVEAAPYQQPPGTFTPWETLPPGTDLLFYEGLHGAVVTPEVNIARHPDLLVGVVPVINLEWIQKLYRDKNVRGYSAEAVTDTILRRMPDYVHYICPQFTHTHVNFQRVPVVDTSNPFIARDIPTADESICVIRFANPKGIDFSYLLNMIHDSWMSRANTLVVPGGKMELAMQLIFTPFIWRMMERRQRALGAL, encoded by the coding sequence ATGTCCGCCAAACATCCCATCATTGCTATCACGGGTTCATCCGGCGCGGGCACCAGTTCGGTGACGCGCACCTTCGAAAACATCTTCCGGCGCGAGAAGATCAACGCCGCCCTCATCGAGGGCGACAGCTTCCACCGCTACGACCGCCAAGAGATGCGCCAGCGCCAGCAAGACGCCGAGCGCGACGGCGACAAACATTTCAGCCACTTCGGCCCCGAAAACAATCTGTTCTCCGAGCTGGAGCGGCTGTTTGCCAGTTACAGCGAAACAGGCTCCGGCCAGCGCCGCAAGTACCTGCACGATCCGGTGGAGGCCGCGCCCTACCAGCAGCCGCCCGGCACGTTCACCCCCTGGGAAACCTTGCCCCCAGGCACCGACCTGCTGTTTTACGAAGGTCTGCATGGCGCGGTGGTGACGCCCGAGGTCAACATCGCTCGCCACCCGGATTTGCTGGTGGGTGTGGTGCCCGTCATCAACCTGGAGTGGATTCAGAAGCTCTATCGCGACAAAAACGTGCGCGGCTACTCCGCCGAAGCGGTCACGGACACCATCTTGCGTCGCATGCCCGACTACGTGCATTACATCTGCCCGCAGTTCACCCACACGCATGTGAACTTCCAGCGCGTGCCGGTGGTGGACACCAGCAACCCCTTCATCGCCCGCGACATCCCGACGGCCGATGAAAGCATTTGTGTCATTCGCTTTGCCAACCCCAAGGGCATCGATTTTTCTTACCTGCTGAACATGATCCACGACTCGTGGATGAGCCGCGCCAACACCCTGGTGGTGCCCGGCGGCAAGATGGAGCTGGCGATGCAGCTCATCTTCACCCCGTTCATCTGGCGAATGATGGAGCGCCGCCAACGTGCGCTGGGAGCCCTCTGA